In Bacillota bacterium, a single genomic region encodes these proteins:
- a CDS encoding DUF4445 domain-containing protein, translating into MSRKILLTLEEPSLINNQADVDKVKRTLERELDAPVNICLAKMNIISSKCRSGHWKVTVTVGKRNTGWDVIDVEDGYVETPLYGLAVDVGTTTAVVYLVDLTTGDIVEAEADYNLQSTLGEDILTRIYIAGTERGLHQLQDAVLQTLNGLLRELCKRNGIDAQKVAAAALAGNTTMIHLLLGLNPANICMAPYTPVVNDPGFLTAQEVGLNINTAAPVYCLPGIGSYVGGDAVAGVLVSGMHKKDGIGLLVDIGTNGEMIMGNQDWLVACAGAAGPALEGGVAEAGMRAEPGAVEQVTIDSGGSVSYKVIGGKQARGICGSGLVDCLAQMFLAGIIDRAGKFKKGDHYTVVQAAESATGKDIVVTQRDINNLMRTKGAVSAALELLLESVGCTLEDLGSFYAAGAFGQFLNLESAITIGMYPDLPRERMFRLGNSAGEGARLALVSEAKRMELEQIKSHVTYFELNANEVFMNKFVSSKFLPHTDLNYFPTVKANMARHGLITE; encoded by the coding sequence ATGAGCAGAAAGATTCTTTTAACATTGGAAGAGCCCAGTCTTATCAATAATCAAGCCGATGTGGACAAAGTGAAAAGGACTCTGGAGCGCGAATTAGATGCCCCGGTGAACATTTGCCTTGCTAAAATGAACATCATATCAAGTAAATGCAGGTCAGGCCATTGGAAAGTGACAGTCACAGTGGGGAAGAGAAATACCGGTTGGGATGTTATCGATGTGGAAGATGGGTATGTGGAAACTCCCCTGTACGGGCTGGCCGTGGATGTTGGGACCACAACAGCGGTAGTATACCTGGTGGACTTAACCACCGGAGACATAGTTGAGGCGGAGGCTGACTATAACCTGCAATCTACTTTGGGAGAGGATATTTTAACCCGGATATACATAGCCGGTACAGAGCGCGGTTTGCACCAGCTTCAGGACGCCGTACTGCAAACGTTGAACGGGCTTCTGCGGGAGCTGTGCAAACGTAACGGTATTGACGCACAGAAAGTTGCTGCGGCCGCATTAGCCGGAAACACCACTATGATCCATCTTTTATTAGGACTTAATCCTGCCAACATATGTATGGCCCCGTATACACCGGTAGTAAATGATCCTGGATTTTTGACTGCACAAGAAGTTGGCTTAAACATTAATACAGCCGCACCGGTTTACTGTCTGCCCGGGATAGGCAGCTATGTAGGTGGCGACGCTGTTGCGGGTGTATTGGTAAGCGGCATGCATAAAAAGGATGGAATAGGGCTTTTAGTGGACATTGGTACTAACGGGGAAATGATCATGGGTAATCAGGATTGGCTAGTTGCCTGTGCCGGAGCTGCAGGGCCGGCCCTAGAAGGCGGGGTGGCTGAGGCAGGAATGAGGGCAGAGCCTGGTGCCGTGGAGCAAGTTACCATTGATTCTGGGGGTTCTGTTAGTTACAAAGTAATTGGTGGCAAGCAGGCCAGAGGAATATGTGGATCGGGATTAGTTGATTGTCTGGCACAAATGTTCTTGGCCGGCATTATAGATAGGGCCGGTAAATTTAAAAAGGGAGATCATTATACCGTCGTTCAAGCCGCAGAAAGCGCGACGGGCAAGGATATTGTTGTAACCCAGAGGGATATTAACAATCTTATGAGGACAAAAGGTGCTGTCAGCGCTGCGCTGGAGCTCTTGCTGGAAAGTGTTGGCTGTACCCTGGAAGATCTGGGTTCTTTTTACGCCGCAGGGGCTTTCGGACAGTTTTTAAATCTTGAATCTGCAATTACCATAGGGATGTATCCCGATCTGCCCCGGGAGCGTATGTTCAGATTGGGTAACAGTGCGGGAGAAGGGGCTCGATTGGCACTGGTATCGGAAGCCAAGCGTATGGAACTGGAGCAGATTAAAAGCCACGTAACCTATTTTGAACTGAACGCCAACGAAGTATTTATGAATAAATTCGTGAGCAGCAAGTTTTTACCTCACACCGACCTAAATTATTTTCCAACCGTTAAAGCAAATATGGCAAGGCATGGCTTGATAACAGAATAA
- a CDS encoding phage-shock protein, with amino-acid sequence MGGEVHSLTDVLKKTLFFFDAMTVEEISPYVHRYMLRDYDLEQITEKVSLCLQQHPCFFSDEQARWLLNLEGNRENDQFYTMLLSKQQPISLKEMQKVSGKKKKKKAVAEEASLISDGRFIQLNNGHWGLTEWEVENSNYSLKQLMIKGLKMHPTGLSSHQLYEVVKCWGTVNENDVEQILLKFPYFERIGDGVWCYDPQSHLAYENILKRFLSAMERQRKRWHRDRQRWQNQVSAMQRQLQEVSIAHREAAAALAARVEDVGYNDQLLTQLAEKDLLLSLRKKEIYRYKEHLDKTEAKAESILHQCRLWVGRAREQEEETARLQNNLSKTQANLESMFSKLQQYKEKDRENKAKIVELKDAHATRVAELQTEIVELRQKLERVKELNGNGEKKLREEVNLLGNDLKGALEGNEDLRKSLRMAHQELNRAKDEYKRLEIRMRNPFVRLLIKIISIFDRRASQTL; translated from the coding sequence ATGGGAGGAGAGGTGCATTCTCTCACGGATGTATTGAAAAAGACATTGTTTTTCTTTGATGCTATGACTGTGGAGGAAATTTCCCCGTATGTACACAGATATATGTTAAGGGACTATGATCTGGAACAGATAACTGAAAAAGTGTCTTTATGTTTGCAGCAGCACCCTTGTTTCTTTAGTGATGAACAGGCACGGTGGTTATTAAACCTGGAAGGAAACAGGGAAAATGACCAGTTCTATACTATGCTGCTTTCTAAACAACAGCCAATAAGTCTTAAAGAGATGCAAAAGGTTAGCGGTAAAAAGAAAAAGAAAAAGGCGGTAGCAGAAGAGGCCTCCCTAATATCCGACGGTAGATTTATCCAGCTTAACAATGGTCATTGGGGATTAACAGAATGGGAAGTGGAAAACAGTAACTATTCGCTTAAACAGTTAATGATTAAGGGATTGAAAATGCACCCTACCGGTTTATCTTCCCACCAACTTTATGAAGTAGTGAAATGCTGGGGTACAGTCAATGAAAATGATGTGGAGCAAATTTTATTAAAGTTTCCGTATTTTGAACGGATAGGAGATGGGGTATGGTGTTATGATCCCCAGTCTCATTTGGCTTATGAAAACATTTTGAAGAGGTTTTTGTCTGCTATGGAGCGGCAGCGAAAACGATGGCACAGGGACAGGCAGAGGTGGCAAAATCAAGTAAGCGCTATGCAAAGACAGTTGCAGGAGGTAAGTATAGCGCACAGGGAAGCGGCAGCAGCATTGGCCGCGAGAGTAGAAGATGTGGGATATAATGACCAGCTATTGACTCAGTTGGCAGAAAAAGATTTACTTCTTTCTTTAAGGAAGAAAGAAATATACAGGTATAAAGAGCATTTGGACAAGACAGAGGCTAAGGCCGAAAGCATTCTTCATCAATGCAGGCTGTGGGTCGGCCGGGCCCGGGAACAGGAAGAAGAAACAGCAAGACTCCAAAACAATTTATCAAAAACACAGGCTAATCTGGAATCCATGTTTTCCAAACTGCAGCAGTATAAAGAAAAAGACAGGGAAAATAAAGCTAAGATAGTGGAATTAAAAGATGCACATGCAACCCGGGTGGCAGAATTACAGACCGAAATAGTAGAATTAAGGCAAAAGTTAGAACGTGTGAAGGAGCTAAACGGAAATGGTGAAAAGAAACTAAGGGAAGAAGTGAACCTGTTAGGTAATGATTTAAAAGGAGCACTGGAAGGGAATGAGGACCTGCGAAAATCTCTTCGCATGGCTCACCAAGAGTTGAACCGGGCCAAAGATGAATATAAGAGATTGGAGATCAGGATGAGGAATCCTTTTGTTCGACTGCTGATCAAGATCATTTCTATTTTTGATCGCAGAGCGAGCCAAACTCTTTAA
- a CDS encoding GNAT family N-acetyltransferase, giving the protein MGKELNGNIQAGTAHIEGPVSGRYVTTLTLDDELNNFRTPDKQLDALAGIADSVDGLLYILRSGKTVVGYVSFHAPDPYSRWSQHPKVLELGAIELSPKFRGKKLGIKLLQYAFSNPIMEERVAITTEYCWHWDLDNTGLDIWSYQKMLSRLFGSVGLKYTSTDDPDICEHVANVLMVRYGKNLSSDDVNLFESLLISGTRQYY; this is encoded by the coding sequence ATTGGCAAAGAATTGAACGGAAATATTCAGGCTGGCACCGCCCACATAGAAGGACCAGTATCAGGCCGTTACGTAACAACATTAACTTTGGATGATGAATTAAATAATTTCCGGACACCCGATAAGCAGTTAGATGCTTTGGCCGGTATTGCTGATTCTGTTGACGGTCTCTTGTATATACTACGCAGTGGGAAGACAGTTGTCGGTTATGTTAGCTTCCACGCCCCTGACCCGTATAGCCGGTGGAGCCAACACCCCAAGGTTTTAGAACTGGGCGCGATAGAGCTAAGCCCTAAATTTCGAGGTAAAAAATTAGGCATAAAGCTGCTTCAATATGCCTTTTCCAATCCTATCATGGAGGAAAGAGTCGCCATAACCACCGAATACTGCTGGCATTGGGATTTAGACAATACCGGACTGGACATTTGGTCGTACCAAAAAATGCTATCCAGACTATTTGGTTCCGTAGGCCTCAAATATACCTCCACAGATGATCCGGACATTTGTGAACACGTTGCCAACGTGTTAATGGTCCGGTACGGAAAAAATTTATCCAGTGACGATGTTAATCTATTTGAGAGCTTGTTAATCTCCGGAACGCGACAATATTACTAA
- the guaB gene encoding IMP dehydrogenase translates to MYPEKFGREGLTFDDVLLVPAASEVLPRDVDTSSVFTRKIRLNIPLVSAGMDTVTEARMAIAMAREGGIGVIHKNMSVERQALEVDRVKRSEHGVISDPIYLSPESPVSEALVLMERYRISGVPVTEKGKLVGILTNRDLRFERDFSQQVGNVMTQDGLITAPLGTTLEQAKEILQIHKVEKLPIVDNEFNLCGLITIKDIEKARQYPLSAKDARGRLMVAAAVGVSNDTMDRVEALVNMKVDVVALDTAHGQSRGVLDAVQTIKKKYPDLQVVAGNVATAEGTRDLINAGADAVKVGIGPGSICTTRVVAGAGVPQITAVYDCANEAIKYDVPIIADGGIKYSGDITKALAAGADVVMLGSLLAGVEESPGDIEIFQGRSYKVYRGMGSLGAMKEGSKDRYFQEEQKKLVPEGVEGRVPYRGPLADIAFQLIGGLRSGMGYVGAKDIPELKSKSKFLRITGASLRESHPHDVQVTKEAPNYSIK, encoded by the coding sequence ATGTACCCGGAAAAATTCGGTCGGGAAGGTTTAACGTTCGACGATGTACTTTTGGTCCCTGCAGCCAGTGAGGTATTGCCGAGGGACGTGGATACTTCTTCGGTGTTTACGAGGAAAATAAGATTAAACATTCCCTTGGTAAGTGCGGGAATGGATACTGTTACAGAAGCACGTATGGCGATAGCCATGGCCAGGGAAGGCGGAATCGGGGTAATTCACAAAAATATGTCAGTAGAAAGACAAGCCCTCGAGGTGGACAGGGTTAAACGTTCCGAGCACGGTGTTATATCAGATCCTATCTACTTGTCCCCGGAAAGCCCTGTCAGTGAAGCATTAGTGCTTATGGAGCGCTATCGCATATCCGGTGTTCCGGTAACTGAAAAAGGTAAGTTGGTGGGTATACTCACTAACCGAGATTTGCGTTTTGAACGTGATTTCAGCCAGCAGGTGGGCAATGTGATGACTCAAGACGGCCTTATAACTGCTCCTTTGGGTACTACATTGGAACAAGCTAAGGAAATCTTGCAAATCCATAAAGTTGAAAAATTACCTATAGTGGATAATGAATTTAACCTTTGCGGCCTTATTACCATCAAAGATATCGAAAAGGCAAGGCAGTATCCACTTTCTGCCAAGGACGCCCGCGGTCGGCTCATGGTAGCAGCTGCTGTAGGAGTAAGCAATGACACTATGGATCGAGTGGAGGCTTTGGTAAACATGAAGGTCGATGTGGTGGCATTAGATACTGCACACGGCCAATCTCGGGGAGTGTTGGATGCGGTTCAGACCATCAAGAAAAAATACCCGGATCTGCAGGTGGTAGCAGGGAATGTAGCTACTGCTGAGGGGACTCGGGACTTGATTAATGCAGGAGCTGATGCAGTTAAAGTCGGGATCGGACCGGGTTCGATCTGTACAACCCGTGTAGTTGCAGGGGCCGGTGTGCCTCAGATAACCGCTGTTTATGATTGTGCCAACGAAGCTATTAAGTATGATGTGCCTATCATTGCCGACGGTGGCATAAAATATTCCGGGGATATAACAAAGGCCTTGGCTGCAGGGGCGGATGTGGTTATGCTCGGTAGTCTGCTTGCCGGGGTAGAAGAAAGCCCTGGTGACATAGAGATATTTCAAGGGCGCAGCTATAAAGTTTATCGGGGAATGGGGTCACTGGGCGCCATGAAAGAGGGGAGTAAAGATCGGTATTTCCAGGAAGAGCAAAAGAAACTTGTTCCCGAAGGTGTGGAAGGAAGAGTGCCTTACAGAGGCCCGTTGGCTGACATTGCATTCCAGCTTATTGGTGGGCTGCGATCCGGTATGGGATATGTGGGAGCAAAAGATATTCCTGAATTAAAATCAAAATCTAAATTCCTACGCATAACCGGTGCTTCCCTGCGGGAAAGCCACCCACACGATGTTCAAGTGACTAAAGAAGCCCCCAATTACAGCATAAAGTAA
- a CDS encoding FxsA family protein, producing MYIPGRPKKLLAKKLLAVFILIPLVEMFLLIKIGQELGVWATLILVIGLGALGFFLVKKQGLYVFHKVQSELAGGRLPADTLLDGALVLVGGLLLITPGVLTAGIGLIFMFPSARHSFRQVLKVWLANQLKAGKWQFHFK from the coding sequence ATGTACATTCCGGGGAGGCCCAAGAAATTGCTGGCAAAAAAATTACTCGCCGTTTTTATATTAATTCCTTTAGTAGAGATGTTTTTGTTAATCAAAATTGGTCAGGAGTTAGGAGTATGGGCAACCCTGATACTTGTGATTGGGCTCGGGGCACTCGGATTTTTTTTGGTTAAAAAGCAAGGGTTGTATGTTTTTCATAAGGTGCAAAGTGAACTGGCCGGTGGTAGATTGCCGGCTGATACTTTGTTGGACGGTGCACTGGTCTTAGTCGGGGGGTTACTATTAATAACGCCAGGTGTGTTAACGGCCGGTATTGGGCTAATATTCATGTTTCCGTCTGCCAGACATTCTTTTCGGCAGGTTTTAAAGGTTTGGCTGGCTAACCAGCTGAAAGCGGGTAAATGGCAATTTCACTTTAAGTGA
- a CDS encoding alpha/beta-type small acid-soluble spore protein, whose amino-acid sequence MADDILIQSATPGLNNLKYEVASELGYGSIVGQPRVTPQNYGPITHNMKYELAGELGIEDEIKNGYWGNVSSRACGAVGGRIGGKIGGNMVRQMIQYAEQNMSR is encoded by the coding sequence ATGGCTGATGATATACTGATACAGTCAGCAACACCCGGTTTAAATAACTTGAAGTATGAAGTGGCGAGTGAACTTGGCTATGGTAGCATAGTGGGACAACCCAGGGTAACTCCTCAAAACTACGGCCCCATCACTCACAATATGAAATATGAACTGGCCGGTGAGCTGGGAATTGAAGATGAAATTAAAAACGGTTACTGGGGAAACGTATCATCCCGTGCATGCGGGGCAGTAGGCGGACGTATTGGAGGAAAAATAGGCGGCAATATGGTACGCCAAATGATCCAATACGCCGAACAAAACATGTCTCGATAA
- a CDS encoding helix-turn-helix domain-containing protein: MEEFIRSRVPWSTEPSLKVKTGEVGVDFDAFIKAVEKDKTNYEMAQEFGVSSNVIAHLKDHFMRKGLGSIMGQD; this comes from the coding sequence GTGGAAGAATTTATTAGATCTCGTGTACCTTGGAGTACGGAGCCAAGTTTAAAAGTGAAGACTGGTGAAGTGGGAGTAGATTTTGATGCCTTCATTAAAGCCGTCGAAAAGGATAAAACAAATTATGAAATGGCTCAGGAGTTTGGAGTATCCTCTAATGTAATAGCGCATCTAAAGGATCATTTTATGCGTAAAGGGTTAGGTTCTATAATGGGGCAGGATTAG
- a CDS encoding mechanosensitive ion channel family protein yields MAQIFSAVDLLQIAQSILFIVLIIFVTYLLLKIRYNIIIRAFRFARLDENKKETLVSLLMSSTRYVLYIISSLLIITVFVPMKQITPILAGAGVVGLAIGFGAQSLVKDIITGFFIMFEDQFHVGDFVEVNNSVTGTVEEMGLRMTTIREWSGKKFYIANSNIDTIRNYNREELRAIVSATFPYEENPEQIRILLEEVCQELQADYADHLLKDPNGQLVEEPQVYGVSDINNNDRGGTFILTAKTLPASLWTIEKVTKEMIWRKCNENNVQLAYPRRVLENAHISEEKEISTEKAN; encoded by the coding sequence ATGGCACAAATCTTTTCTGCAGTTGACCTGCTTCAAATTGCCCAAAGTATCCTATTTATAGTATTGATAATTTTTGTTACATACCTTTTATTGAAAATACGCTACAACATCATTATCCGGGCTTTCCGCTTTGCCCGGCTGGATGAAAACAAGAAAGAAACTCTGGTTTCTTTACTTATGTCTTCCACCAGGTACGTTTTATATATTATCTCATCTTTACTGATAATTACTGTATTTGTGCCCATGAAACAAATTACACCCATCCTGGCCGGTGCCGGGGTGGTAGGCTTAGCTATTGGCTTTGGGGCTCAAAGTCTGGTTAAAGATATTATTACTGGTTTTTTTATCATGTTCGAAGATCAATTCCATGTAGGAGATTTTGTGGAAGTAAATAATTCTGTAACCGGCACGGTTGAAGAAATGGGATTGCGCATGACAACCATACGTGAGTGGTCGGGGAAAAAATTCTATATAGCTAATTCCAATATTGATACCATACGTAATTATAATAGGGAGGAACTCAGAGCAATTGTATCCGCTACTTTTCCTTACGAGGAAAATCCTGAACAAATTAGAATTCTATTGGAAGAGGTCTGCCAGGAACTGCAAGCAGATTACGCGGACCACTTACTTAAAGATCCAAACGGGCAACTCGTTGAGGAGCCACAAGTTTACGGGGTTTCCGACATCAATAATAATGACCGGGGAGGCACATTTATTCTCACGGCTAAAACGTTACCTGCATCTTTATGGACCATTGAAAAAGTGACCAAAGAAATGATCTGGCGTAAATGTAATGAAAACAATGTACAACTGGCCTACCCCCGCAGGGTCTTGGAAAATGCACACATTTCCGAGGAAAAGGAAATATCTACTGAGAAGGCAAATTAA
- the cobC gene encoding alpha-ribazole phosphatase: protein MNCRVYLVRHGETEWNATMRFQGQTDVELSKQGKKQACALAERLQKVEFGGIYSSNLNRAYETASIIAAHHNLKVEQERGFGEINFGAWEGLTYKEIQQKYSRSAARWWQDPLATRVPGGESLGDVVDRSMATLLKTCKIHADQTVLIVTHGGVVKSIISSVLGMDLNQYWRLKQDNLALNIVYFPQWEKGILELFNDCSHLG, encoded by the coding sequence ATGAATTGCCGTGTCTATTTGGTAAGGCATGGAGAGACAGAATGGAACGCCACGATGAGGTTTCAAGGCCAAACCGATGTAGAATTATCAAAACAAGGAAAGAAACAGGCCTGTGCTCTGGCTGAAAGGCTGCAAAAAGTAGAATTTGGTGGGATTTATTCTAGTAATCTTAACCGTGCCTATGAAACGGCAAGCATTATTGCCGCCCATCATAACCTTAAAGTTGAACAGGAACGCGGGTTTGGGGAAATAAATTTTGGTGCCTGGGAAGGACTTACCTATAAGGAAATCCAGCAAAAATATTCCCGCTCTGCTGCTCGTTGGTGGCAAGACCCTCTTGCAACACGGGTTCCGGGCGGTGAGTCCCTGGGGGATGTAGTCGATAGAAGCATGGCGACACTTTTAAAAACTTGCAAAATACATGCAGACCAAACTGTATTAATTGTGACGCATGGTGGTGTTGTCAAATCCATAATCAGCAGTGTATTAGGGATGGATTTAAACCAATACTGGCGGCTTAAGCAAGATAACCTGGCGCTTAACATAGTTTACTTCCCTCAGTGGGAAAAGGGTATTTTAGAGTTATTTAATGATTGCAGCCACCTTGGGTAA
- a CDS encoding threonine-phosphate decarboxylase has product MTVQHIHGGDIFGEAANLGLDCARILDYSANINPLGPPPAVFDAIQKNMEMIVNYPDPHCRDLSKSLCNYLHVKGKNVIFGNGVSELIYLLVRVLNCKRAVIPVPTFTEYGLAVVTAGGTIKEVPLAAEKNFSLEVDEIVSTISPADLVFICNPNNPTGNLYSRDEILYLLKECESKGAYLVVDEAFIDFVPDVKGYSVIPHVGTSSRLIMFYSLTKFFGMPGLRLGAMLGPSALIDEMTAAKDPWNVNLFAQVGGVAALKDVNHMQKTRELVTVEREYLYNNLAGLPGFKPYPGEANFLLVDIKNTGLTCAKLTQLMKQRGVLVRDCSSFDGLGNKHIRLAVKTREENRRLTAEFATVLEGAKI; this is encoded by the coding sequence ATGACTGTACAGCATATTCACGGCGGAGATATTTTTGGTGAGGCCGCTAACTTGGGCCTTGATTGTGCACGGATATTGGATTACAGTGCTAACATAAACCCTCTGGGCCCGCCGCCAGCCGTTTTTGATGCTATTCAAAAAAATATGGAGATGATAGTAAATTATCCCGATCCACACTGCCGTGATCTTAGTAAATCTCTGTGCAATTACTTACATGTTAAGGGTAAAAATGTTATATTTGGCAATGGTGTATCAGAATTAATTTATTTGCTGGTAAGGGTTTTGAATTGCAAGCGGGCGGTGATACCTGTTCCTACTTTTACCGAATACGGACTTGCCGTGGTTACGGCAGGGGGGACAATAAAGGAGGTACCCTTAGCAGCCGAGAAAAATTTTAGCCTAGAAGTAGATGAAATAGTTTCCACAATATCACCCGCAGACTTAGTATTTATTTGTAATCCCAACAACCCTACGGGGAATTTATATTCACGTGATGAAATTTTATATCTTTTAAAAGAATGTGAATCAAAAGGGGCATATTTGGTAGTTGACGAAGCGTTCATAGATTTTGTGCCAGATGTAAAAGGATATAGTGTCATTCCCCATGTGGGTACAAGTTCCAGGCTGATTATGTTTTATTCCTTAACTAAATTCTTCGGTATGCCGGGATTGAGATTAGGGGCTATGCTCGGTCCCTCTGCATTGATTGATGAAATGACAGCAGCAAAAGACCCATGGAACGTCAATTTATTTGCCCAGGTGGGGGGCGTGGCTGCCCTAAAGGACGTTAATCACATGCAAAAAACCAGGGAATTAGTAACCGTAGAAAGAGAATACCTATATAATAATTTAGCTGGTTTGCCGGGTTTTAAACCATATCCGGGGGAAGCTAATTTTTTGTTAGTGGATATTAAGAATACCGGCTTGACTTGCGCAAAACTAACACAGCTGATGAAGCAAAGAGGAGTATTGGTGCGGGATTGCAGCAGTTTTGACGGTCTTGGCAATAAACATATAAGGTTGGCAGTAAAAACACGAGAAGAAAACAGGCGGCTCACCGCAGAATTTGCTACGGTCTTGGAAGGAGCGAAGATATGA
- the cobD gene encoding cobalamin biosynthesis protein CobD, which translates to MGLQVLVAYTVDLLVGDPRFVPHPVVLIGNFISWLETVVRKSIYSPRGLRVAGTLVVVIVVGSSYILTLLLLKLLSNIHPFWAYITGIWLISTTLAARGLAQVAHDLRILLARGNLEMARRQVGMVVGRDSACMSSADMARAAVETVAENTVDAVVAPLFYAFIAGPPGAVAYRAVNTLDSMLGYKDDRYGDLGWASAKFDDLINFIPARLTGLLMLCAAWLTGRDIKGAVKAWLADSGKHPSPNAGIPESVVAGSLEVRLGGLNYYRGQPSFRAYMGSSSSNVLPHHIRSTVDMMFLTSFLAVLSGLSIYLLLRM; encoded by the coding sequence ATGGGCCTTCAAGTGTTAGTAGCCTACACTGTTGACTTACTTGTGGGAGACCCACGTTTTGTGCCTCACCCTGTTGTATTAATCGGTAACTTTATATCGTGGCTGGAAACTGTGGTCAGAAAGTCTATTTACTCACCCCGAGGCCTGCGGGTTGCAGGGACTTTGGTGGTGGTCATCGTTGTAGGAAGTAGTTACATTTTAACCCTGCTGTTATTAAAGCTTTTATCAAATATTCACCCCTTTTGGGCCTACATTACCGGTATATGGTTGATTTCAACTACCCTGGCTGCACGAGGTCTGGCCCAGGTTGCCCACGATCTCCGCATATTGCTGGCACGCGGTAACTTAGAGATGGCCAGGCGGCAGGTGGGAATGGTGGTGGGGAGGGACAGTGCGTGCATGAGTAGTGCAGATATGGCCAGGGCAGCGGTGGAAACTGTGGCTGAAAATACTGTGGACGCTGTAGTGGCGCCGTTATTTTATGCTTTTATCGCCGGCCCACCGGGGGCAGTGGCATATCGGGCGGTAAACACTTTGGATTCTATGCTGGGTTACAAGGATGACCGGTATGGTGACTTGGGATGGGCGTCGGCCAAGTTTGATGATCTAATCAACTTTATACCCGCACGTTTAACGGGGCTGTTAATGCTTTGTGCGGCATGGCTGACAGGGCGGGACATAAAAGGCGCAGTGAAGGCATGGCTCGCTGATTCCGGCAAGCACCCCAGTCCCAACGCCGGGATTCCAGAATCGGTGGTTGCCGGGTCTCTGGAGGTTAGGCTTGGGGGATTAAACTATTACCGTGGGCAGCCGTCCTTTCGTGCTTACATGGGGTCGAGTTCATCGAATGTCCTGCCCCATCACATTAGGTCAACTGTGGACATGATGTTTTTAACTTCGTTTTTGGCTGTTTTATCTGGATTGTCAATATACTTGTTATTGAGGATGTGA